The Solanum pennellii chromosome 11, SPENNV200 sequence GCAGGTCATATTTGGCACTAACATTTTTGTTTTCTCTATAACTTCTGTCTAAATTGATCATATTGAAgctaaattcatttttttcttttattgtagTTGATCTCCTTGGCACAAGATGGATCTGAACTCAGCCCTGATCTTCTTAAGAGCAAAGGTAATGCTTCTTGATCATTATTTATAATCCATTTGAAGCATTTAGGGTCAGAGAGCCACAAGgataatttaagctcaaataatatttgagcCGGATTTTACTGTCAATGTGATAAACACAGGATGGATTATCATTGAAATATTTCCTAAATGACTAATCTTATTTTTTGAGTGTTCACATTTATATACTCTTGAAGTCTATCTGCTTAATGGGCTACTCTTACTATTGCAGCAGTTCATCCAATAAAGATTATACacattttatagtttttataagttttagATGTATTTTGTTTAACATAGTAACAAATGGATGTCATGGTGATGAAAACATTTGAGTGTTTCATGATTGACTTAATTCTTGTTTCGTTTTCTCTTGTTGATATTTGTAGCTAATATGGAGCTTTTGAGTCCTCCATCGATGGAAGGTTTGGATGCTTTATCTTCCGTAAGTGCTTTGAcaattcatcattttcttatTGAGAAATGAGAACTATAAGCCCATGGTTATGAATGGTTTCTTTTTTGCCACACAGAAAACTAATGGATCGTTGATGAAAGACTTGAGTGGAACAAATGGTCAGTATAAAGCGTCATTTCACATCAATGATGCTTTGAcgaaaacaaaaagaatcatAAGCTGTCTTGGTTAAATTGCCTAACTTGAAAAAGCATACAGGAACTATACAAGTGCGGCCACCGTCACCAATCAACATGTTTTCCAGAAAATCTAGAAAGAAGGTGAGTACTGATTTCATTGGGATGTTAATATGAAATCTGTCTTAGCTTACATACTCCATATTGAGCAttgtgttattttttcaaattttgtctCTTTTCTTAGTAACTTGACTAACTCAGAGAACCAAAAGTTCCGCCAGGCCTTGTCCCTCAATTTAGTAGTAGTGTCTTTAATACAAATTGGTCATTTgaatattttctcatttttaattttgacattGTTTGTTTCGATACTGATTCAGATCCAACCTTCTCTCACTGCTGTTACATCTGTAACTGATGGTTTGAAGAAACTATACAATGAAAAGTTGAAGCCACTAGAACTTACTTACCGCTTTAATGAGTTTTCATCTCCTGCTCTGGTGAGTGGATCAAAAGCATACTATGTCTTAATAGTAGTATCCTCCCACGACCTTATAGATGTTAAACTTGTATTTCTGAATGCTTACTTTTACTTGTTTTCAGACGGAGAGCGATTTTGATGCCAAACCTATGGTCATGCTTTTGGGACAATACTCAACAGGAAAAACCACTTTTATCAAACACTTGCTAAAGTGCAATTATCCAGGTTAGTACTGTCCAATTTCTGTACTTACGGATCTCTACATGCAATTCGCTCACTTCGGGAAGAGCGGACGGAAAGAGAAGGCCTTTGTCCTATCTGCTTCTTCCTCTTCCCAGGATGAagaatttggagaaaaaaaaagattttcgttttttatttttgttaatagatttcttattattattttatttgccAGTAATTACCTAATGTTCgttcttttcttctctcttttggTTGAAATAGGTGCACATATCGGACCAGAGCCAACAACTGACAGATTTATTGTGGTTACGGTAAATAGGGAATAATAATTGTTCCATGTCGTATACCGTTTTTAAAGATACTATCTCCTAATGCTCATTGTAGTAATAGTAGTAGTTGTTGTTGTAACACTTATATAGTCCTTTACAGTCTTCCCTTCCCAATGAGATTTTCACGGCATTACATCAACGATGCAATTTGATTGTTTAATAGTACTTTGTTTAAGGTACTAGTTCTCATTTTAGTGCCTTACAGTTATTTTTTGCTCAGTCTGGTCCAGATGAAAGGAGCATTCCTGGCAACACTATTGCTGTTCACGCCGAGATGCCATTCACTGATTTGACAAAGTTTGGTGGAgcatttttgtcaaaatttgaGTGCTCCCAGTTGCCACATTCTGTGAGTCAACATCTAGcaatttcttttacttttgtcGTATAAACGAAgcataatttaataatttatctaaTTATGTTTATTCCTTAATAGCTCCTTGACCATATTTCATTTGTGGACACTCCTGGAGTTCTATCCGGAGAGAAGCAAAGGACACAGAGGAGTTACGATTTTACTGGTGTCATTTCATGGTTTGCTGCAAAATGTGACATGATACTCCTCTTGTTTGACCCACATAAACTTGATATTAGTGATGAATTCAAACGAGTTATATCGTCTTTGAAAGGCCACGAAGACAAAATCCGTGTTGTATTAAACAAGGCAGATCAAGTTGATACACAACAAGTAAGATATGAGGATTATCAATGCACGTGTCTCTCTTTGCTTTTTTCTACTTCATAAAAATGATTTGTCTTGGTGCTAAAAGTTTCTTCACCTTCTCTTTTATTAATGGAAGCTTATGAGAGTTTATGGTGCATTGATGTGGTCTCTCGGGAAAGTTCTGAACACCCCTGAAGTTGTGCGAGTCTATATAGGGTAAGAGAAAGGTGTTTCTTTCTATAGTTCTCTATGTTTTGACTTAAGTGACTACATCACTGGATAGCATGTCAATTGTCAAATAAATGAAACTAAGTTCATAGCTAACACCTTTTTGTGCATCGTGTCTAATAAGTTCTCACAACTTTTGGTTTTGCAGCTCTTTCAACGATAAACCAGTTAATGAAGAAGCTGTTGGTCCTATGGGGAAGGGTCTTTTCGAGAAAGAACAAGATGACCTTCTTGATGACTTGATAGATATCCCAAAGAAGGCTTGTGACCGTCGAGTAAGATCACCTCTTCTTGTCGATT is a genomic window containing:
- the LOC107003174 gene encoding EH domain-containing protein 1-like produces the protein MEIVSVPVASFTKEEEKIYQNWFNFADSDGDGRITGNDAIKLFSLSNLSKAELKQVWAIADSKRQGFLGFNEFVTAMQLISLAQDGSELSPDLLKSKANMELLSPPSMEGLDALSSKTNGSLMKDLSGTNGTIQVRPPSPINMFSRKSRKKIQPSLTAVTSVTDGLKKLYNEKLKPLELTYRFNEFSSPALTESDFDAKPMVMLLGQYSTGKTTFIKHLLKCNYPGAHIGPEPTTDRFIVVTSGPDERSIPGNTIAVHAEMPFTDLTKFGGAFLSKFECSQLPHSLLDHISFVDTPGVLSGEKQRTQRSYDFTGVISWFAAKCDMILLLFDPHKLDISDEFKRVISSLKGHEDKIRVVLNKADQVDTQQLMRVYGALMWSLGKVLNTPEVVRVYIGSFNDKPVNEEAVGPMGKGLFEKEQDDLLDDLIDIPKKACDRRINEFVKRARAAKIHAYIMGHLKKEMPALMGKSKTQQKLIQNLENEFEKVQKAFRLPAGDFPSVDHFREVLGHYNITDFEKLKPRMIQAVDDMLSHDIPELLKSFRNPYE